One stretch of Cellulomonas wangsupingiae DNA includes these proteins:
- a CDS encoding DMT family transporter: protein MADRHPHSARLGLLQVCAAGVLWGTGGLVVALLHDRDGLSALTVSAWRTALAALALLAFALVARRGRAVRDAVRARPLLTVLVGGGTALYQGLYFASVLLVGVGVATVVSLGLAPVLAAAAEHARARTRPGRRQMTVLVAALAGLVLISATAADGSTATGSRPGLGLLLAVASGATYATTTVLGHGLAQRTEPVALTTATTTVGGLLLAPFLVTAAVTGAPALPSTPGSLALLVYLGVATMALAYGLLYAGLRTTSGSAATVATLVEPVSAAALAAVVLGERLTWPALVGGLLVLAAVAALRPGGPRPATR from the coding sequence ATGGCCGACCGTCACCCGCACAGCGCCCGCCTCGGCCTCCTGCAGGTGTGCGCCGCCGGTGTCCTGTGGGGCACCGGCGGGCTCGTCGTCGCCCTCCTGCACGACCGTGACGGCCTGTCCGCCCTGACCGTCAGCGCGTGGCGGACCGCGCTCGCCGCGCTCGCCCTGCTGGCCTTCGCCCTGGTCGCACGCCGCGGCCGTGCGGTGCGGGACGCCGTGCGGGCGCGGCCGCTGCTGACGGTGCTGGTGGGCGGCGGCACCGCGCTGTACCAGGGCCTCTACTTCGCCTCGGTGCTGCTGGTGGGGGTGGGCGTCGCGACGGTCGTCTCGCTCGGGCTCGCGCCGGTGCTCGCGGCGGCCGCGGAGCACGCCCGTGCCCGGACCCGGCCGGGACGGCGGCAGATGACCGTGCTGGTGGCGGCGCTCGCCGGCCTCGTCCTCATCAGCGCCACCGCCGCGGACGGGTCGACGGCGACCGGGAGCCGGCCGGGGCTCGGCCTGCTGCTGGCCGTCGCGTCCGGTGCCACGTACGCGACGACGACGGTGCTGGGTCACGGGCTGGCCCAGCGGACCGAGCCGGTCGCCCTGACGACCGCCACCACGACCGTGGGCGGGCTCCTCCTGGCGCCGTTCCTCGTCACCGCGGCGGTGACCGGGGCGCCCGCCCTGCCGTCGACGCCCGGCTCGCTCGCGCTCCTGGTCTACCTCGGCGTCGCGACGATGGCGCTGGCCTACGGCCTGCTGTACGCCGGGCTGCGGACCACCTCGGGCTCCGCGGCGACCGTGGCGACCCTCGTGGAGCCGGTGTCGGCGGCCGCGCTCGCGGCGGTCGTCCTGGGTGAGCGCCTGACGTGGCCCGCGCTGGTCGGTGGCCTGCTCGTCCTCGCGGCCGTCGCCGCGCTGCGCCCCGGAGGACCGCGCCCGGCGACGCGATGA
- a CDS encoding septum formation family protein produces MLTLLTGCAWFGGDGTSSTPVLELAVGDCVVTPQDVQAELTDVSTVPCDTTHQMEVYALVPDALDGPDAYPGADALTELADGACAERFAEYVGVDYRDSDLFFTYLLPSTRGWSEGDTTVTCLVTTTGEPLTASVAGSGR; encoded by the coding sequence GTGCTGACCCTGCTGACCGGCTGCGCGTGGTTCGGCGGTGACGGGACGAGCAGCACCCCGGTGCTCGAGCTGGCCGTCGGCGACTGCGTGGTCACCCCGCAGGACGTGCAGGCCGAGCTCACGGACGTGTCGACCGTCCCGTGCGACACCACCCACCAGATGGAGGTGTACGCACTGGTGCCCGACGCGCTCGACGGCCCCGACGCCTACCCGGGCGCCGACGCGCTCACCGAGCTCGCCGACGGCGCCTGCGCCGAGCGGTTCGCCGAGTACGTCGGCGTCGACTACCGCGACTCCGACCTCTTCTTCACGTACCTGCTGCCGTCCACGCGCGGCTGGTCCGAGGGCGACACCACCGTCACCTGCCTGGTGACCACCACCGGTGAGCCCCTGACGGCGTCCGTCGCCGGGTCGGGGCGCTGA
- a CDS encoding DUF4280 domain-containing protein — protein MPLPVTTSATVSCSFGTAPATLVALPTPRVLVEGRPVATVTDAAPLVNVATFAMCTSLANPQVAAATAAALGVLTPMPCVPATTGTWTPAAPRTVVGGRPVLAQGAMCMCAYGGVVQVVVPGPVRTTVS, from the coding sequence GTGCCGCTGCCCGTCACGACGTCGGCCACGGTGAGCTGCTCGTTCGGCACGGCACCCGCGACGCTCGTCGCGCTCCCGACGCCGCGCGTCCTGGTCGAGGGACGCCCGGTGGCGACCGTCACGGACGCGGCCCCCTTGGTGAACGTCGCGACGTTCGCGATGTGCACGTCGCTGGCCAACCCCCAGGTCGCGGCGGCGACGGCGGCCGCGCTCGGTGTCCTGACGCCGATGCCGTGCGTCCCGGCGACGACCGGCACGTGGACGCCCGCCGCCCCCCGCACCGTCGTCGGCGGCCGCCCCGTGCTGGCCCAGGGCGCGATGTGCATGTGCGCGTACGGGGGCGTCGTCCAGGTCGTCGTCCCGGGCCCGGTCCGCACGACGGTCTCCTGA
- a CDS encoding eCIS core domain-containing protein, which yields MSSHHARVPVPAAAAPAAAAPQGAAPAAPEALRPAAATLTVGAADDHAEVAADALADRALARLDGVDPHRHTPGCGHLRRSFDAGAGVVGADGGALDADVTSQVEAARGGGTGLAAPVRRRMEQAFGTDLGHVRVHTGPEAGRLSRAMSAEAFTTGDDIFFGHGRFAPHDAVGEKVLAHEIAHVVQETGSRAVRRFSNPFKKLFGSGSSAPSAKDVKAQKVKDSKVAEKAELAALAQDRAKGEQGRADLSSMVHDDDGLTSVSAGDRMDVLWARFDKALAYEVRTYRKLLAVPGATPEQAAQDAYDATWHGRFVSLESVRPARETAAERLMLQVRDARQVEGAHAAAMESEEEELAGSRIMPREIEDVYDRMVTALRQVQQAEPDLHPELARDKAAQQVRGSLTPKVAGTLPVRNSAVDREAWALAEQRAPVLQARRERQAQGVAANLATLDRMDGTMGSVGSAGGSALSGVAAVGGKIADKYTPDLKKSPGGSDLGIPEAVDGGAVDAISRATWRKADGVKSDDAYEKLADDPLKTAGGQAKEGISTVTGMLGGLLTAVREAFATARSVRDAWKEKDPYAAMKATKSGASAVDGLVSAAKSTANLAKLIDSGVAGGVAKVVPGLDIAASALAMVKAVTDVAVAGMRQHETDTAMCDARVNRTGKSVNVMVWPLMNVSRSHTKNLESTTWALGSSVVDLGLSIGQVASGGGFGIPAAIKGVKAVVDNVHSLGHFIADEVFVVQAQTAERESAVQHLEGGAERELRKHPKAAVDGIILRAAAKDPTAEAFLANYRVHGRPVGRALLDRIKPKPVVVHDPRRQRSAPTDLSGAEAEQTTDDGALALIREAVLESMGVDADPQTVFERTRAAFDDAVGAVGGTAGGLLGRWRRTENLATDRNAARAGAEANGGKVRDDRGFMWRVRQTLKGEEHLARKERMTAVLGAQAPGGASATLVVGTHELPVDATPPQFAAFIDGITTQDIEAELAARPQRNSPEMVDVLLELLQRKLTEAAGATS from the coding sequence TTGAGCTCACACCACGCGCGCGTCCCCGTGCCCGCCGCCGCCGCACCCGCCGCCGCCGCGCCGCAGGGTGCCGCGCCGGCCGCACCGGAGGCGCTGCGTCCGGCCGCCGCCACGCTCACCGTCGGCGCGGCCGACGACCACGCGGAGGTCGCGGCCGACGCGCTCGCGGACCGCGCCCTGGCCCGGCTCGACGGCGTCGACCCGCACCGGCACACGCCGGGCTGCGGGCACCTGCGCCGGTCGTTCGACGCCGGTGCGGGAGTCGTCGGCGCGGACGGCGGGGCGCTCGACGCCGACGTCACGTCGCAGGTCGAGGCCGCACGCGGCGGCGGCACGGGGCTCGCCGCGCCCGTGCGACGGCGCATGGAGCAGGCGTTCGGCACGGACCTGGGGCACGTGCGCGTGCACACCGGACCCGAGGCCGGGCGCCTGTCACGGGCGATGTCCGCCGAGGCGTTCACCACCGGCGACGACATCTTCTTCGGCCACGGCCGGTTCGCCCCGCACGACGCGGTGGGGGAGAAGGTGCTCGCGCACGAGATCGCGCACGTCGTGCAGGAGACGGGCTCGCGTGCCGTGCGCAGGTTCTCCAACCCGTTCAAGAAGCTGTTCGGCAGCGGGTCGTCCGCGCCGTCGGCGAAGGACGTGAAGGCCCAGAAGGTCAAGGACAGCAAGGTCGCCGAGAAGGCGGAGCTGGCCGCGCTCGCGCAGGACCGCGCCAAGGGCGAGCAGGGGCGCGCCGACCTGTCGAGCATGGTGCACGACGACGACGGCCTCACGTCGGTGTCGGCCGGTGACCGCATGGACGTGCTGTGGGCCCGGTTCGACAAGGCCCTCGCGTACGAGGTGCGCACGTACCGCAAGCTGCTCGCCGTCCCCGGGGCGACGCCTGAGCAGGCCGCGCAGGACGCGTACGACGCGACGTGGCACGGCAGGTTCGTCTCCCTGGAGTCGGTGCGTCCCGCGCGGGAGACCGCCGCCGAGCGGCTCATGCTGCAGGTCCGCGACGCGCGCCAGGTCGAGGGCGCGCACGCCGCGGCCATGGAGTCCGAGGAGGAGGAGCTCGCCGGGTCGCGCATCATGCCGCGCGAGATCGAGGACGTGTACGACCGCATGGTCACGGCCTTGCGCCAGGTCCAGCAGGCCGAGCCGGACCTGCACCCCGAGCTCGCGCGCGACAAGGCCGCCCAGCAGGTCCGCGGGTCCCTGACGCCGAAGGTCGCGGGCACGCTGCCCGTGCGCAACTCGGCCGTGGACCGCGAGGCGTGGGCGCTCGCGGAGCAGCGCGCGCCCGTCCTGCAGGCCCGTCGTGAGCGCCAGGCGCAGGGCGTCGCGGCCAACCTGGCGACGCTGGACAGGATGGACGGGACCATGGGGTCCGTCGGGTCCGCGGGTGGGTCGGCGCTGTCGGGCGTCGCTGCCGTCGGCGGCAAGATCGCCGACAAGTACACGCCCGACCTGAAGAAGTCACCCGGCGGGTCGGACCTCGGCATCCCGGAGGCCGTCGACGGCGGCGCCGTCGACGCGATCTCCCGCGCCACGTGGCGCAAGGCCGACGGCGTGAAGTCCGACGACGCGTACGAGAAGCTCGCGGACGACCCGCTGAAGACCGCCGGGGGCCAGGCCAAGGAGGGCATCTCGACGGTCACGGGCATGCTCGGTGGCCTGCTCACCGCGGTCCGGGAGGCCTTCGCGACGGCGCGCTCGGTGCGCGACGCGTGGAAGGAGAAGGACCCGTACGCGGCGATGAAGGCCACGAAGTCCGGTGCGTCGGCCGTCGACGGCCTGGTGTCCGCCGCGAAGTCCACCGCGAACCTCGCCAAGCTCATCGACTCCGGTGTCGCCGGCGGCGTCGCCAAGGTCGTCCCGGGCCTCGACATCGCCGCGTCGGCCCTGGCCATGGTCAAGGCCGTCACCGACGTGGCCGTCGCCGGCATGCGCCAGCACGAGACGGACACCGCGATGTGCGACGCGCGCGTCAACCGCACGGGCAAGAGCGTGAACGTCATGGTGTGGCCGCTGATGAACGTGTCCCGCAGCCACACCAAGAACCTCGAGAGCACGACGTGGGCGCTCGGGTCCTCCGTGGTGGACCTGGGCCTGTCGATCGGGCAGGTCGCGTCGGGCGGCGGGTTCGGCATCCCCGCCGCGATCAAGGGCGTCAAGGCCGTCGTGGACAACGTGCACTCGCTGGGCCACTTCATCGCCGACGAGGTGTTCGTCGTGCAGGCGCAGACCGCCGAGCGCGAGTCCGCGGTGCAGCACCTCGAGGGAGGTGCCGAGCGTGAGCTGCGCAAGCACCCCAAGGCCGCGGTCGACGGGATCATCCTGCGGGCGGCGGCGAAGGACCCGACGGCCGAGGCGTTCCTCGCCAACTACCGCGTCCACGGCCGCCCGGTCGGCCGCGCGCTGCTCGACCGCATCAAGCCGAAGCCCGTCGTCGTGCACGACCCGCGCCGGCAGCGCTCGGCGCCCACCGACCTGTCGGGCGCCGAGGCCGAGCAGACGACCGACGACGGTGCGCTCGCGCTCATCCGGGAGGCGGTGCTGGAGTCGATGGGCGTCGACGCCGACCCGCAGACCGTGTTCGAGCGCACGCGCGCGGCGTTCGACGACGCGGTCGGTGCCGTCGGCGGCACCGCGGGCGGCCTGCTGGGTCGCTGGCGGCGCACCGAGAACCTGGCGACCGACCGCAACGCGGCCCGGGCCGGCGCCGAGGCGAACGGCGGGAAGGTGCGTGACGACCGCGGCTTCATGTGGCGGGTGCGTCAGACGCTCAAGGGCGAGGAGCACCTGGCACGCAAGGAGCGCATGACGGCGGTGCTCGGGGCCCAGGCGCCGGGCGGGGCGTCCGCGACGCTCGTCGTCGGGACGCACGAGCTGCCCGTCGACGCGACGCCGCCGCAGTTCGCCGCCTTCATCGACGGGATCACGACGCAGGACATCGAGGCCGAGCTCGCCGCCCGCCCGCAGCGCAACTCCCCGGAGATGGTCGACGTGCTCCTCGAGCTCCTGCAGCGCAAGCTCACCGAGGCCGCGGGGGCGACCTCGTGA
- a CDS encoding AAA family ATPase — MGGTTPVLDALALTVDALGKAVDRRGPQWSDAPAARAALDALRADAPGLAGLDPALDDLADACALDATDRHVVAVALLAETHPVAHLLTGLLAGAGGADLPTRALALELAGASVLDPAAHARFAPGAPLHRAGLLRVVAGGTFATARVGLRPRVVAHLLGRRDADDAVRGLLGEAVPADVDGYRDVAAALTAGEPLVWVHAPVGAAGTGLAVAACRELDVACVVVDLDRLPAPAGADGPDRATACEAVRAAQLEAVLGRSVLVLAGAHAVGPDLVRLADAGAVPVVAVGGTVWDPRWAPSLPPTVTAGRLTLAQRAQRWAAMTGPDVATPDVVSLRMTPEEIVKVGRRARTDAARDGRGVDVDDVRRTARRLGGVAGSRVRTQGTSATLDDLVLPEHTRGEVERLLAWARHRDDVLAQGDLHGKGGKGTGISALFSGSPGTGKTLAAHVVADTLGMDLFQVDLSSVVDKYIGETEKNLERVFGQAESLNAVLFFDEADALFGSRSAVTDAKDRYANQEVAYLLQRMEAAEGLTILATNLRGNLDPAFARRLHFMIHFPDPDVPTRRALWEHHLAQLPRTDPDDPVDVDLLAETVEVCGGDIRNVVLAATYDAVAAGVPLGMRHVRAGTLREVAKLGRRLTDPRW; from the coding sequence GTGGGTGGCACGACACCGGTGCTCGATGCGCTGGCGTTGACGGTCGACGCGCTGGGGAAGGCGGTCGACCGGCGCGGACCGCAGTGGTCCGACGCGCCCGCGGCCCGGGCCGCCCTCGACGCGCTGCGGGCCGACGCCCCGGGCCTGGCCGGGCTGGACCCCGCCCTCGACGACCTCGCCGACGCGTGCGCGCTCGACGCGACGGACCGGCACGTCGTCGCCGTGGCGCTGCTCGCCGAGACGCACCCCGTCGCGCACCTGCTGACCGGGCTGCTCGCGGGTGCGGGCGGTGCCGACCTGCCGACCCGGGCGCTCGCGCTCGAGCTCGCGGGTGCGTCGGTGCTCGACCCGGCCGCGCACGCGCGGTTCGCGCCCGGCGCCCCCCTGCACCGGGCGGGGCTGCTGCGCGTCGTCGCGGGCGGGACGTTCGCGACCGCGCGGGTCGGGCTGCGGCCCCGGGTCGTCGCGCACCTGCTGGGCCGGCGCGACGCGGACGACGCGGTCCGCGGCCTGCTGGGCGAGGCGGTGCCCGCCGACGTCGACGGGTACCGGGACGTCGCGGCGGCCCTCACCGCGGGGGAGCCGCTGGTGTGGGTGCACGCGCCCGTCGGCGCCGCCGGCACCGGGCTGGCCGTGGCCGCGTGCCGCGAGCTCGACGTCGCGTGCGTCGTCGTGGACCTCGACCGCCTGCCGGCACCCGCGGGCGCCGACGGCCCGGACCGTGCCACGGCGTGCGAGGCCGTGCGCGCCGCGCAGCTCGAGGCCGTGCTGGGGCGCAGCGTGCTCGTGCTGGCCGGTGCGCACGCCGTCGGCCCGGACCTCGTGCGGCTCGCCGACGCCGGCGCCGTCCCCGTGGTGGCCGTCGGCGGCACCGTGTGGGACCCGCGCTGGGCGCCGTCCCTGCCGCCGACGGTCACGGCCGGGCGGCTCACCCTCGCCCAGCGCGCGCAGCGGTGGGCGGCCATGACCGGCCCCGACGTCGCGACCCCCGACGTCGTGTCCCTGCGCATGACCCCCGAGGAGATCGTCAAGGTCGGCCGGCGCGCCCGCACCGACGCGGCGCGCGACGGCCGCGGCGTGGACGTCGACGACGTGCGCCGCACCGCGCGGCGGCTCGGTGGCGTCGCCGGGTCCCGCGTGCGCACGCAGGGCACGTCCGCGACGCTCGACGACCTCGTCCTGCCGGAGCACACGCGCGGCGAGGTCGAGCGGCTGCTCGCGTGGGCCCGGCACCGCGACGACGTCCTCGCCCAGGGCGACCTGCACGGCAAGGGCGGCAAGGGCACGGGCATCAGCGCGCTGTTCTCCGGCAGCCCCGGCACCGGCAAGACGCTGGCCGCGCACGTGGTGGCCGACACGCTCGGCATGGACCTGTTCCAGGTCGACCTGTCGTCCGTCGTCGACAAGTACATCGGGGAGACGGAGAAGAACCTCGAGCGCGTGTTCGGCCAGGCCGAGTCGCTCAACGCCGTGCTGTTCTTCGACGAGGCCGACGCGCTGTTCGGCTCCCGGTCCGCGGTGACCGACGCCAAGGACCGGTACGCCAACCAGGAGGTCGCCTACCTGCTGCAGCGCATGGAGGCCGCCGAGGGCCTGACCATCCTGGCCACCAACCTGCGCGGCAACCTCGACCCGGCCTTCGCCCGGCGCCTGCACTTCATGATCCACTTCCCCGACCCGGACGTCCCCACCCGCCGCGCGCTGTGGGAGCACCACCTCGCGCAGCTGCCCCGCACCGACCCCGACGACCCGGTCGACGTCGACCTGCTCGCGGAGACCGTCGAGGTCTGCGGCGGCGACATCCGCAACGTCGTCCTCGCCGCGACGTACGACGCCGTGGCCGCCGGGGTGCCGCTGGGGATGCGGCACGTGCGGGCCGGGACGCTGCGGGAGGTCGCGAAGCTGGGGAGGCGGTTGACGGACCCGCGGTGGTGA
- a CDS encoding DUF4255 domain-containing protein, with protein sequence MLIPAVQDGLERLLRTALPLSEQQGDVVFDAPTSTWSATVNRLTVNLFLYDVARSGLPPRMDAPVRAADGTVARRRFPLPMVELSFLVSAWAGSTRDEHQLLGDVLTRLLAHPTVPAELAPAALASSVQLAVASDERNRPRDLWSSLGGQVRASFTLVATVAADAYPWQDAPTAVAGVEAQVSPHVVEPR encoded by the coding sequence GTGCTCATCCCCGCCGTCCAGGACGGGCTCGAGCGACTGCTGCGCACCGCGCTGCCGCTGAGCGAGCAGCAGGGCGACGTCGTGTTCGACGCGCCGACGTCGACGTGGTCGGCCACCGTCAACCGCCTGACGGTCAACCTCTTCCTCTACGACGTCGCACGCTCGGGCCTGCCCCCGCGCATGGACGCACCCGTGCGGGCCGCCGACGGCACCGTCGCGCGCCGCCGCTTCCCGCTGCCGATGGTCGAGCTGAGCTTCCTCGTCAGCGCGTGGGCGGGCTCGACGCGCGACGAGCACCAGCTCCTGGGCGACGTGCTCACACGCCTCCTCGCGCACCCGACGGTGCCGGCGGAGCTCGCCCCGGCGGCCCTCGCCTCCTCCGTGCAGCTCGCGGTCGCGTCCGACGAGCGCAACCGGCCGCGGGACCTGTGGTCGTCGCTGGGCGGCCAGGTCCGGGCGTCGTTCACGCTGGTCGCCACCGTCGCCGCCGACGCGTACCCGTGGCAGGACGCACCCACGGCCGTCGCCGGGGTCGAGGCGCAGGTGTCGCCGCACGTCGTCGAGCCACGATGA
- a CDS encoding carboxypeptidase regulatory-like domain-containing protein gives MRAVSAPSALEVPPGGTGTVPLEVRNTGDVIDELTVQVLGVPADAVDVSPRRVVLFPDATAHVQLTFTLPEDFPAGTHVLSVVLTGRVAGPAPAPLPVELTVPAHPRARLTAVPTLVRARRRAAYTVQAANTGNVPLDLALRTLDTDRALTATLTPSTLHVPVGAAATSTVVVHAPRRLLGSDQDRTVRVRTDGATGDVTLTLRHRPLVGRGVVTVLVLLAILAAWAAAMWFGMRMALGAEPVAKAVAGSFYAATLGAGGVPDGALAKEGAVPAAVGAALAGTVTSAVDGEGVGRMTVDALRRTRDGLVVVSSAATQADGTYTMSGLFPGPYLVRVQADGHTPVWYPAAAGDGAARAVHAAAQQTTEGVDLRVEGDPASLTGTVDVGQTTREVAVEVTATAAWVGADPALTWTTSTQDGTYLFDGLPAPGTYALTFAAEGYTATTTTERVLGGQERIATAVRLGAGAGQVAGVVTDGSRPLGGVTVTTTVDGTEVEVGTPTVGDVGRFVLPALPTPATYVLTFAREGYGTQTLVVDLAAGEQRADARVVLPAGAGTVTGRVVDGTGAGLGGVRVGAGGSGGSTTTLTAGDVGAFTLAGVGAGELTLTFTKDGYTPTTVAVDASGGSAGTVTLRHAVGTVTGRVLRAGGGVAGMSVQATDGAEVRTTTSAQSGAHGAGTYSLDGLHAGRWTVSVLGADGRVLTTALVTVTGGGTARTDLTVPGP, from the coding sequence ATGAGGGCGGTCAGCGCACCCAGCGCCCTCGAGGTGCCGCCCGGCGGCACCGGCACGGTCCCGCTGGAGGTGCGGAACACCGGCGACGTCATCGACGAGCTGACGGTCCAGGTGCTCGGCGTGCCCGCGGACGCCGTGGACGTCTCACCGCGTCGCGTCGTGCTGTTCCCCGACGCGACCGCGCACGTGCAGCTCACCTTCACGCTCCCCGAGGACTTCCCGGCGGGCACGCACGTGCTCTCGGTGGTGCTGACCGGGCGCGTCGCGGGGCCTGCGCCGGCCCCGCTGCCCGTCGAGCTGACCGTGCCCGCGCACCCCCGCGCGCGCCTGACGGCCGTGCCGACGCTCGTGCGCGCGCGCCGCCGCGCCGCCTACACCGTGCAGGCCGCGAACACCGGCAACGTCCCCCTGGACCTCGCGCTGCGCACCCTCGACACGGACCGCGCGCTGACGGCGACGCTCACGCCGTCGACGCTGCACGTGCCCGTCGGGGCGGCCGCGACCAGCACGGTCGTGGTGCACGCGCCGCGCCGCCTGCTGGGCTCGGACCAGGACCGCACGGTGCGCGTGCGGACCGACGGCGCGACGGGCGACGTGACGCTGACGCTGCGCCACCGTCCGCTGGTGGGGCGCGGCGTCGTGACCGTGCTCGTCCTGCTCGCGATCCTCGCGGCGTGGGCGGCGGCCATGTGGTTCGGCATGCGGATGGCCCTGGGTGCGGAGCCCGTGGCCAAAGCGGTCGCGGGGTCGTTCTACGCCGCGACGCTGGGGGCGGGCGGCGTGCCGGACGGCGCACTGGCCAAGGAGGGTGCCGTGCCGGCGGCGGTGGGTGCGGCGCTGGCGGGCACGGTGACGTCCGCGGTCGACGGCGAGGGTGTGGGCCGCATGACGGTCGACGCGCTGCGCCGCACCCGCGACGGGCTCGTCGTGGTGTCGTCCGCCGCGACCCAGGCCGACGGGACGTACACGATGTCCGGGCTGTTCCCCGGGCCGTACCTGGTGCGCGTGCAGGCCGACGGCCACACGCCCGTCTGGTACCCGGCGGCGGCCGGCGACGGCGCCGCGCGCGCGGTCCACGCGGCCGCCCAGCAGACCACCGAGGGCGTCGACCTGCGCGTCGAGGGCGACCCCGCGTCGCTGACCGGCACGGTCGACGTGGGCCAGACCACGCGGGAGGTCGCCGTCGAGGTCACGGCCACCGCGGCGTGGGTCGGCGCCGACCCGGCCCTGACCTGGACGACGAGCACCCAGGACGGCACCTACCTGTTCGACGGGCTGCCCGCACCGGGCACGTACGCGCTGACGTTCGCCGCGGAGGGCTACACGGCCACGACGACGACCGAGCGCGTGCTGGGCGGGCAGGAGCGCATCGCGACCGCGGTGCGGCTCGGCGCCGGCGCGGGCCAGGTCGCGGGGGTCGTCACCGACGGCAGCCGCCCGCTCGGCGGCGTGACCGTCACGACCACGGTCGACGGGACCGAGGTGGAGGTCGGCACACCGACCGTCGGCGACGTGGGCCGGTTCGTCCTGCCGGCACTGCCGACGCCGGCGACGTACGTGCTGACGTTCGCGCGCGAGGGGTACGGCACGCAGACGCTCGTCGTGGACCTCGCCGCCGGTGAGCAGCGCGCCGACGCGCGCGTCGTGCTGCCGGCGGGCGCGGGCACGGTCACCGGACGGGTCGTCGACGGGACGGGCGCGGGCCTCGGCGGCGTGCGGGTCGGCGCGGGCGGCTCGGGCGGCTCGACGACGACGCTCACCGCCGGGGACGTCGGGGCGTTCACGCTCGCGGGCGTCGGGGCGGGCGAGCTCACGCTGACGTTCACGAAGGACGGGTACACCCCGACGACCGTCGCGGTCGACGCGTCCGGCGGGTCCGCCGGCACGGTGACGCTGCGGCACGCCGTGGGCACCGTCACCGGGCGCGTGCTGCGCGCCGGTGGGGGCGTCGCGGGCATGTCCGTGCAGGCCACCGACGGCGCCGAGGTCCGCACGACGACGTCCGCGCAGAGCGGTGCGCACGGTGCGGGCACGTACTCCCTCGACGGCCTGCACGCGGGCCGCTGGACCGTCAGCGTGCTGGGTGCCGACGGGCGCGTCCTGACCACCGCGCTGGTCACCGTGACCGGCGGCGGCACCGCACGCACCGACCTCACCGTGCCGGGGCCGTGA